From Bosea sp. NBC_00550, the proteins below share one genomic window:
- a CDS encoding FAD-dependent monooxygenase: MKDSGNEIDVLIAGAGPVGLAAAIELGSRGVRCLVVERNDRVGYAPRAKTTNVRTREHLRRWGIADRLREVSPIPRDYPSNVVFATRMTGPRLARFENALNGSPARNDLYSESAQWVPQYVLEEVLREHAASLPGVSISFSTELASFKQDGGGVTSELKDLSTGKVEQVRSAYLIGADGARSLVRDAIGATMTGDRAYSRNYNIIFRAPDLASCHAHGEAIMYWMINEELPSLLGPMDGQGLWFFMVTKLANDIDPASVDPVALIRQGTGLHDLEIEIVGKDPWVAHKLVADRYEEGRVFLAGDACHLHPPFGGFGMNMGIGDAVDLGWKLAAALQGWGGPELLASYEAERRQVHERTIAEAVINYGVLGNQLVRPGLEDPGPLGEATRREVGEIIEATKLREFRTLGIVLGSRYADSPVIVPDGSEPPPEHFMLYVPSAHPGCLAPHLWLNDGSSLYDNFGSGFTLLVTAGETQQAAGFAAVAEHLGIPLTVLAPGDRRLPARYAARFALIRPDQHVAWRSDALPADAAELLARVTGAIEKGAVAPVSATAA; the protein is encoded by the coding sequence GTGAAGGACAGCGGCAACGAGATCGACGTGCTGATCGCCGGCGCCGGCCCTGTGGGGCTAGCCGCCGCCATCGAACTCGGCAGCCGCGGCGTGCGCTGCCTCGTGGTGGAGCGCAACGACCGGGTCGGCTACGCGCCGCGCGCAAAGACGACGAATGTCCGCACCCGCGAGCATCTGCGCCGCTGGGGCATCGCCGACAGGCTGCGCGAGGTCTCGCCGATCCCGCGCGACTATCCCTCCAACGTCGTCTTCGCCACGCGGATGACCGGGCCCAGGCTCGCGCGCTTCGAGAACGCGCTGAACGGCAGCCCGGCGCGCAACGACCTCTATTCGGAATCCGCCCAGTGGGTGCCGCAATATGTGCTGGAGGAGGTGCTGCGCGAGCATGCGGCCTCGCTGCCGGGCGTGAGCATCAGCTTCAGCACCGAACTCGCCTCCTTCAAGCAGGATGGCGGCGGCGTCACCAGTGAACTCAAGGACCTTTCGACGGGCAAGGTCGAGCAGGTCAGGAGCGCCTACCTCATCGGCGCCGACGGCGCGCGCAGCCTGGTGCGCGACGCCATCGGCGCGACGATGACCGGCGACAGGGCCTATTCGCGCAACTACAACATCATCTTCCGCGCTCCCGACCTCGCCAGCTGCCATGCGCACGGCGAGGCGATCATGTACTGGATGATCAACGAGGAGCTGCCCTCGCTGCTCGGGCCGATGGATGGGCAGGGCCTGTGGTTCTTCATGGTCACCAAGCTCGCCAACGACATCGATCCGGCGAGCGTCGACCCCGTCGCCCTGATCCGCCAGGGCACCGGCCTGCACGACCTCGAGATCGAGATCGTCGGCAAGGACCCCTGGGTCGCGCACAAGCTGGTTGCCGATCGTTACGAGGAGGGGCGCGTCTTCCTCGCTGGCGACGCCTGCCATCTCCACCCGCCCTTCGGCGGCTTCGGCATGAACATGGGCATCGGCGATGCGGTCGATCTCGGCTGGAAGCTCGCCGCCGCGCTCCAGGGCTGGGGCGGGCCTGAACTGCTGGCGAGCTACGAGGCGGAGCGGCGCCAGGTGCATGAACGCACCATCGCGGAAGCGGTGATCAATTACGGCGTGCTCGGCAATCAGCTCGTCCGGCCGGGGCTGGAAGATCCCGGGCCGCTCGGCGAGGCGACGCGCCGCGAGGTCGGCGAGATCATCGAGGCGACCAAGCTGCGCGAATTCAGGACGCTCGGCATCGTGCTGGGCTCGCGTTACGCGGATTCGCCGGTCATCGTACCGGATGGCAGCGAGCCGCCGCCGGAGCATTTCATGCTCTATGTGCCCTCGGCCCATCCCGGCTGCCTCGCGCCGCATCTGTGGCTGAACGACGGCTCGTCGCTCTACGACAATTTCGGCTCCGGCTTCACGCTGCTCGTCACGGCGGGCGAGACGCAGCAGGCGGCAGGCTTCGCAGCAGTGGCCGAGCACCTCGGAATCCCGCTGACGGTTCTCGCTCCGGGGGACCGGCGCTTGCCTGCGCGTTACGCTGCGCGGTTCGCGCTGATCCGGCCGGACCAGCACGTCGCCTGGCGCAGCGACGCCCTGCCGGCGGATGCGGCGGAACTGCTCGCACGCGTCACCGGGGCCATCGAAAAGGGAGCGGTCGCACCGGTATCTGCCACGGCCGCATAG
- a CDS encoding TRAP transporter large permease, whose protein sequence is MSTTTIGLLGMATLVGMILARIPVAVALGLVGFVGYAAIDGFAKARLVFGAVPLELSSAYSLSVLPLFTLMGALATMAGLSGDLFRASNGIFAGIRGSLAMAAVGASAAFGAVCGSSLATAATMSRISIPQMLKAGYSPALAAGVVAAGGTLGILIPPSLILMIYGIIAQLSIIKLFAAALIPGLLPTALYLATVALWVWLRPGAAPKLPAESRAQTFRLVLSIWDVALLFAVTFGGIYLGWFSPTEAAAVGAFGALLLGLLRGGFKRGDVATAFTETTRITANLVLIVLGSTIFSYFVVQTGMAQSVVRSIDAVGLPPLAVMLLLVAFYVFLGCFLEGIGMVLVTVPVLLPLVLSTGYDPIWFGVLLVIVVEIGLIHPPVGMNLFVIRTQAPEISLGAMYRGVLPFLVAPFVLIAMLLAWPDLALWLPRHLGGM, encoded by the coding sequence ATGAGCACGACCACCATTGGCCTCCTCGGCATGGCGACGCTCGTCGGCATGATCCTGGCCCGCATTCCGGTCGCCGTGGCGCTCGGCCTCGTCGGCTTCGTCGGCTATGCCGCCATCGACGGCTTCGCCAAGGCCAGGCTCGTCTTCGGCGCGGTGCCGCTCGAATTATCTTCCGCTTATTCGCTCTCGGTGCTGCCGTTGTTCACGCTGATGGGCGCGCTCGCGACGATGGCCGGCCTATCCGGCGATCTGTTCCGCGCGAGCAACGGCATCTTCGCCGGCATCCGCGGCTCGCTCGCCATGGCGGCGGTCGGCGCCTCGGCGGCCTTCGGCGCCGTCTGCGGCTCGTCGCTGGCGACGGCGGCGACGATGAGCCGGATCTCGATTCCGCAGATGCTGAAGGCCGGATATTCGCCAGCGCTGGCGGCGGGTGTGGTCGCCGCCGGCGGCACGCTCGGCATCCTGATCCCGCCTTCGCTGATCCTGATGATCTACGGCATCATCGCCCAGCTCTCGATCATCAAGCTGTTTGCGGCAGCGCTGATCCCGGGTCTTCTGCCCACCGCCCTCTACCTCGCGACCGTGGCGCTCTGGGTCTGGCTGCGGCCCGGAGCGGCGCCGAAGTTGCCGGCGGAGAGCCGGGCCCAGACCTTCCGCCTGGTGCTGTCGATCTGGGACGTCGCGCTGCTTTTCGCGGTCACTTTCGGCGGCATCTATCTCGGCTGGTTCAGCCCGACCGAGGCGGCTGCGGTCGGCGCCTTCGGTGCCCTCCTGCTGGGGCTCCTGCGCGGCGGCTTCAAGCGCGGAGACGTCGCCACCGCCTTCACCGAGACGACGCGCATCACCGCCAATCTCGTCCTGATCGTGCTGGGATCGACGATCTTCTCCTATTTCGTCGTGCAGACCGGCATGGCCCAGTCCGTGGTCAGGAGCATCGATGCGGTCGGCCTGCCGCCGCTTGCGGTGATGCTGCTGCTCGTCGCCTTCTACGTCTTCCTCGGCTGCTTCCTCGAAGGGATCGGCATGGTGCTGGTGACGGTGCCGGTGCTGCTGCCGCTCGTGCTGTCGACGGGTTACGATCCGATCTGGTTCGGCGTGCTCCTGGTGATCGTCGTTGAGATCGGACTGATCCATCCGCCGGTCGGCATGAACCTCTTCGTCATCCGCACCCAGGCGCCCGAGATCAGCCTGGGGGCGATGTATCGCGGGGTGCTGCCCTTCCTGGTCGCGCCCTTCGTGCTGATCGCCATGCTGCTCGCCTGGCCGGACCTCGCGCTATGGCTGCCGCGCCATCTTGGAGGCATGTGA
- a CDS encoding ABC transporter substrate-binding protein: MQGAAQAQDQSIQIPKQKVDESLRAKLPETIRSAGKMISVNNGSFPPYEIVTDTNKMIGASADLADALGELFGVKIEHATVNGLASALSGIAAGRFQFAMGPIGDFKTRQEANDFVDYVREFVIFAVQKGNPKGITSLEDSCGKKIAVMSAGSAEKVIKAQAEKCAAEGKPALEVMSFTDQPTSILSVRSRRSDAFFSSQAPLSYFVQQAKGDLELAAIGKANGFQDLFQGAVVPKGSPLGAALLDGIKALKANGTYAAIFKKWGLENNMIDEPGINRSTN, translated from the coding sequence ATGCAGGGGGCGGCCCAGGCGCAGGACCAATCCATTCAGATCCCGAAGCAGAAGGTCGACGAGAGCCTGCGCGCCAAGCTGCCGGAAACCATCCGCAGCGCTGGCAAGATGATCTCGGTCAACAACGGCTCCTTCCCGCCCTACGAGATCGTCACGGACACCAACAAGATGATCGGCGCCAGCGCCGATCTGGCCGATGCGCTGGGCGAGCTGTTCGGCGTCAAGATCGAGCATGCGACGGTCAACGGCCTCGCCTCGGCGCTGAGCGGCATCGCGGCCGGGCGCTTCCAGTTCGCGATGGGGCCGATCGGCGATTTCAAGACGCGCCAGGAGGCGAACGACTTCGTCGACTACGTCCGCGAATTCGTGATCTTCGCGGTGCAGAAGGGCAATCCGAAGGGCATCACCAGCCTCGAGGATAGCTGCGGCAAGAAGATCGCGGTGATGTCCGCCGGTTCGGCCGAGAAGGTCATCAAGGCGCAGGCCGAGAAATGCGCGGCCGAGGGCAAGCCGGCGCTCGAGGTGATGTCCTTCACCGACCAGCCGACATCGATCCTGTCCGTGCGCTCGCGCCGGTCCGACGCGTTCTTCTCGTCGCAGGCGCCGCTCAGCTATTTCGTCCAGCAGGCGAAGGGCGATCTCGAACTCGCCGCGATCGGCAAGGCGAACGGCTTCCAGGACCTGTTCCAGGGCGCCGTTGTGCCCAAGGGCTCGCCGCTCGGTGCCGCCCTGCTCGACGGCATCAAGGCGCTGAAGGCGAACGGCACCTATGCCGCGATCTTCAAGAAATGGGGGCTCGAGAACAACATGATCGACGAGCCCGGCATCAACCGGTCGACGAACTGA
- a CDS encoding TRAP transporter small permease encodes MTGGGAGHRFDPARLLTACGAIALAVMLLWTMLDIGGRLAFNHPIHGTLDLVEVTLVLVAFLALPDCFRRDEQIKVDIFDAAAGPRGLAMLILIGEIATLAFLGLLAATLLQPLMDAYRFGDQKPDLPVPIWTLLLTIEVALIVSMIVVLGRVITQVRMFPRGENKPKAAALHRQEEATP; translated from the coding sequence ATGACCGGCGGCGGCGCAGGCCATCGCTTCGATCCGGCGCGTCTTCTGACAGCTTGCGGAGCGATCGCGCTGGCCGTGATGCTGCTCTGGACGATGCTCGACATCGGCGGGCGGCTCGCCTTCAACCATCCGATCCACGGCACGCTCGATCTCGTCGAGGTCACGCTGGTTCTCGTCGCCTTCCTGGCGCTGCCGGATTGCTTCCGACGGGACGAGCAGATCAAGGTCGACATCTTCGACGCGGCGGCGGGGCCGCGTGGGCTCGCGATGCTGATCCTGATCGGCGAGATCGCGACGCTTGCCTTCCTCGGGCTGCTCGCCGCCACGCTCCTGCAGCCGCTCATGGACGCCTATCGCTTCGGCGACCAGAAGCCCGATCTGCCGGTGCCGATCTGGACGCTCCTGTTGACGATCGAAGTCGCCCTCATCGTTTCCATGATCGTCGTCCTGGGCCGCGTCATCACGCAGGTCAGGATGTTTCCGCGGGGCGAGAACAAGCCGAAAGCGGCCGCACTGCATCGCCAGGAGGAGGCCACGCCATGA
- a CDS encoding TRAP transporter substrate-binding protein → MIRGMAGALLGALFGLSLSAAGALAQTIELKVSHYLPPNHQLHKKLEEWGDDLAKRSGGRLKLTIFPAAQMGPMPRQYDLARTGVADIAFFLHGALPGRFPLTELTQIPYIFNRGEGAASKAISTAEASAIVTGMAADLAAEHEGTKLLYFIATPTVSLFFNRGAVRDPAAMRGLRIRHNGPIASAMIEAWGGSPAAVTPAELSDALAKGTITGMLFNYEAAKSFQMAESMKSVTPVKASAGTFALVMNAERYKSLPEDLRKIIDETTGPEAARKIGALYDAAEDDGEKYLRAANVEIVDLTPAERAAFEEKTKPIAAAFLPKAEAKNPKARDFYERLRAAVGRAQ, encoded by the coding sequence ATGATACGAGGAATGGCGGGCGCCTTGCTGGGCGCCCTGTTCGGCCTGTCTCTCTCAGCGGCAGGTGCGCTCGCGCAGACCATCGAGCTCAAGGTCTCGCATTACCTGCCTCCCAACCACCAGCTTCACAAGAAGCTCGAAGAGTGGGGCGACGATCTTGCCAAGCGCTCGGGCGGGCGGCTCAAGCTGACGATCTTCCCCGCCGCGCAGATGGGGCCGATGCCACGGCAATACGATCTCGCCCGCACCGGCGTCGCCGATATCGCCTTCTTCCTGCACGGTGCGCTGCCGGGGCGCTTCCCGCTGACGGAGCTGACCCAGATCCCCTACATCTTCAATCGCGGTGAAGGCGCCGCCTCCAAGGCGATCAGCACTGCCGAAGCCTCCGCGATCGTGACCGGGATGGCCGCCGATCTCGCCGCCGAGCATGAAGGCACGAAGCTGCTCTATTTCATCGCGACGCCGACGGTGAGCCTGTTCTTCAACCGCGGGGCGGTGCGCGACCCTGCCGCGATGCGCGGCCTGCGCATCAGGCACAACGGGCCGATCGCGTCCGCGATGATCGAGGCCTGGGGCGGCAGCCCGGCGGCCGTCACGCCGGCAGAGCTTTCAGACGCGCTGGCCAAGGGCACCATCACCGGCATGCTGTTCAACTACGAGGCGGCAAAGTCCTTCCAGATGGCCGAGAGCATGAAGTCGGTCACGCCGGTGAAGGCGTCCGCCGGCACCTTCGCGCTGGTCATGAATGCCGAGCGCTACAAGTCCCTGCCGGAAGACCTGCGCAAGATCATCGACGAAACCACGGGGCCGGAGGCCGCGCGCAAGATCGGCGCGCTCTACGACGCGGCCGAGGATGACGGCGAGAAGTATCTGCGCGCCGCCAATGTCGAGATCGTCGATCTGACACCCGCCGAACGGGCCGCCTTCGAGGAGAAGACCAAGCCCATCGCCGCAGCCTTCCTGCCGAAGGCCGAGGCGAAGAACCCCAAGGCGCGCGACTTCTACGAGCGGCTGCGCGCAGCCGTGGGCAGGGCGCAATGA
- a CDS encoding amino acid ABC transporter ATP-binding protein, with amino-acid sequence MTRNATEAGGLPLVSARNVHKSFGSNEVLKGIDLDVASGEVVVILGPSGSGKSTFLRCINHLEAIDRGSIMVAGEQIGYRLAGERLIKLSNRAIAAQRRQIGMVFQQFNLYPHMTALENIIEAPVGVHRHGRKAATDYAMELLGRIGLTEKANAYPRQLSGGQQQRVAIARALAIRPRLMLFDEPTSALDPELVGEVLATMRDLAVQGLTMIVVTHEIGFAREAADRVVFMDGGLVVEQGRPEEVLANPQHPRTRLFLSRFIREAA; translated from the coding sequence ATGACCCGCAACGCCACCGAAGCGGGGGGCCTGCCGCTGGTCAGCGCCCGCAACGTCCACAAATCCTTCGGCTCCAACGAGGTGCTGAAGGGCATCGATCTCGATGTCGCATCCGGGGAGGTCGTCGTGATCCTCGGGCCTTCGGGCTCGGGCAAGTCGACCTTCCTGCGCTGCATCAACCATCTCGAAGCGATCGATCGCGGCTCGATCATGGTCGCGGGCGAGCAGATCGGCTACCGGCTCGCCGGCGAGCGGCTGATCAAGCTGTCGAACCGGGCGATCGCGGCGCAGCGCCGCCAGATCGGCATGGTCTTCCAGCAGTTCAACCTCTATCCGCACATGACGGCGCTGGAGAACATCATCGAGGCGCCGGTCGGCGTGCACCGGCACGGCCGCAAGGCCGCGACCGACTACGCGATGGAACTGCTGGGCCGCATCGGGCTGACCGAGAAGGCCAACGCCTATCCGCGCCAGCTGTCCGGCGGCCAGCAGCAGCGCGTCGCCATCGCTCGCGCGCTCGCCATCCGCCCGAGGCTGATGCTGTTCGACGAGCCGACTTCGGCGCTCGATCCCGAACTGGTCGGCGAGGTGCTGGCGACGATGCGCGATCTGGCCGTGCAGGGGCTGACGATGATCGTCGTCACCCATGAGATCGGCTTCGCGCGCGAGGCGGCCGATCGCGTCGTGTTCATGGATGGCGGGCTCGTGGTGGAGCAGGGGCGCCCGGAAGAGGTGCTGGCCAATCCACAGCATCCGCGGACCCGCCTCTTCCTCAGCCGCTTCATTCGCGAAGCGGCCTGA
- a CDS encoding aminotransferase-like domain-containing protein, which translates to MNSETDATWLASRLAQRTARGLALEVSGLIRSGALPVGLRLPTVRDLAFRLGVSPGTISEAWSELKRQKIVSGRGRGGAWVSGDSATPRPSRMGSVAHFAPDVLDLSFAIPDAGLLPPLREALAHAAGAENLNSYERTPILPALRGAVLPQWPYAPDAFLATNGGYNAVYSVLHATVLPGACVAIEDPTAMRLLDIIEDLGAEILPIGCDAEGPLPDQLAAALARRPAAFIFQPRTHSVTGRHVSAGRLQELAAVLAGSETLVIEDDGVGDVSVRPPISLGTTMPERVVHIRSFSKSLGPDLRIAVLSAPTNIIRQIQSYRSFSSGWTSRLLQAATAWLIEDAATAQHVAKARAIYAERRRTLLAGLAEHGVAMPETDGLCIWIPVESEQYALVTLAAHGIAVLPGSKCSLRPTEHVRLATAILADGHERVAAAVARAARRSD; encoded by the coding sequence ATGAACAGCGAAACCGACGCAACCTGGTTGGCAAGCCGCCTGGCGCAACGCACAGCACGCGGGCTCGCGCTGGAGGTCAGCGGCCTGATCCGCTCGGGCGCCCTGCCCGTGGGCCTGCGGCTGCCGACCGTGCGTGACCTTGCCTTCCGGCTCGGCGTCAGCCCCGGCACGATCTCCGAGGCCTGGAGCGAGCTGAAGCGGCAGAAGATCGTCTCGGGCCGTGGCCGCGGCGGTGCCTGGGTCAGCGGCGACAGTGCCACTCCGCGCCCTTCCCGCATGGGCAGCGTCGCGCATTTCGCGCCTGATGTGCTCGACCTCTCATTCGCCATTCCCGATGCCGGCCTGCTGCCGCCGCTGCGCGAGGCGCTGGCGCATGCGGCCGGGGCCGAGAACCTGAACAGCTACGAGCGCACGCCGATCCTGCCCGCGCTGCGGGGCGCGGTCCTGCCGCAATGGCCCTATGCCCCCGACGCCTTCCTCGCCACCAATGGCGGCTACAACGCGGTCTACTCGGTTCTCCATGCGACCGTGCTGCCGGGGGCTTGCGTGGCGATCGAAGACCCCACCGCGATGCGGCTCCTCGACATCATCGAGGATCTCGGCGCGGAAATCCTGCCGATCGGCTGCGATGCGGAAGGCCCCCTGCCCGATCAGCTGGCCGCGGCGCTGGCGCGGCGTCCTGCCGCCTTCATCTTCCAGCCGCGCACGCATTCCGTGACCGGCCGGCATGTCAGCGCCGGGCGCCTGCAGGAACTGGCCGCGGTGCTGGCCGGCAGCGAAACCCTGGTGATCGAGGATGATGGCGTCGGCGATGTTTCGGTTCGCCCGCCGATCAGCTTGGGAACGACCATGCCGGAGCGGGTCGTCCATATCCGCTCGTTCTCGAAGTCGCTCGGGCCCGATCTCAGGATCGCCGTGCTGTCGGCGCCAACCAACATCATCCGGCAGATCCAGTCCTATCGCAGCTTCTCGTCGGGCTGGACGAGCCGGCTGCTGCAGGCCGCGACCGCCTGGCTGATCGAGGATGCGGCGACGGCGCAACACGTCGCCAAAGCCCGCGCGATCTATGCCGAGCGTCGGCGGACATTGCTGGCCGGCCTGGCGGAGCATGGCGTCGCCATGCCGGAGACCGATGGGCTCTGCATCTGGATCCCCGTCGAATCCGAGCAATACGCGCTGGTGACTCTGGCTGCCCATGGCATCGCCGTCCTGCCGGGCAGCAAATGCTCGCTGCGGCCGACCGAGCATGTCCGGCTGGCCACGGCGATTTTGGCTGATGGGCATGAGCGGGTCGCGGCCGCTGTGGCGCGCGCTGCGCGCCGCAGCGATTGA
- a CDS encoding fumarylacetoacetate hydrolase family protein: protein MRLATISRNGKARLAAYRGQDLVDLSAVGTGLPESMLAFIEGGPAARAAVAAALDKAPASAVLDPERATFLPVLPRPGKIICVGLNYADHSAESGFKQPDYPTLFGRFSTTLIGHRAPMIRPNLSDQLDYEGEIAAVIGRHGKHVPKAAALDLVAGYAVFNEGSVREYQFKSPQWTVGKNFDGTGAFGPALVTADELPPGAKGLKLETRLNGQTVQSASTDTMVFDVASLIAIISEAITLEPGDVIVTGTPAGVGGARKPPLFMKPGDVCEVEVEGIGLLVNPIAQEAAAQTAA from the coding sequence ATGCGTCTCGCCACCATCTCCCGCAACGGCAAGGCCCGGCTGGCGGCCTATCGCGGCCAGGATCTCGTCGATCTCTCGGCGGTCGGCACCGGCCTGCCGGAAAGCATGCTCGCCTTCATCGAGGGCGGGCCTGCGGCACGGGCCGCCGTCGCCGCCGCGCTCGACAAGGCCCCGGCCTCTGCAGTGCTCGACCCGGAGCGGGCGACCTTCCTGCCGGTGTTGCCGCGTCCGGGCAAGATCATCTGCGTCGGCCTGAACTATGCCGATCATTCGGCGGAGAGCGGCTTCAAGCAGCCGGACTATCCGACGCTCTTCGGCCGCTTCTCGACGACGCTGATCGGTCATCGGGCGCCGATGATCCGGCCGAACCTCTCGGACCAGCTCGACTATGAGGGCGAGATCGCGGCGGTGATCGGCCGGCACGGCAAGCATGTGCCGAAGGCCGCCGCGCTCGATCTCGTCGCCGGCTACGCCGTCTTCAACGAAGGCTCGGTGCGCGAGTACCAGTTCAAGTCGCCGCAATGGACGGTCGGCAAGAATTTCGACGGCACCGGCGCCTTCGGCCCGGCGCTGGTCACTGCGGACGAACTGCCTCCGGGCGCGAAGGGGCTGAAGCTCGAAACCCGCCTCAACGGCCAGACCGTCCAAAGCGCCTCGACCGACACCATGGTCTTCGATGTCGCGAGCCTGATCGCGATCATCAGCGAGGCGATCACGCTGGAACCGGGCGATGTCATCGTCACCGGCACGCCTGCCGGCGTCGGCGGTGCGCGCAAGCCGCCGCTCTTCATGAAGCCCGGCGATGTCTGCGAGGTCGAGGTCGAGGGCATCGGCCTGCTGGTCAATCCCATTGCTCAGGAAGCAGCCGCACAGACCGCCGCGTGA
- a CDS encoding nitrate ABC transporter substrate-binding protein yields MKPVIRLALRDWDFITPLLLGDLVPEKFELKIERLAALPDDFASDPRFDASEISFSRYTTGKARGETGVFGIPNFIMRGFRHRCVVTTAASPLKRFEDLRGKRIGIAGWQDSGNTWTRAALAESGVGIEDAFWAVSRLGADHPITDRVGRYARPGRIEPLPGQPPLLDLLTAGEIDAVLMPFMPKGFFSPGSPFRALLPDIRAAEKGYFDKVGYVPGMHIIGLKPEIVARDPWLPQALSDLLDESQRVWLEKRRRYADTTPWLIDELVRSGHDLPADWNASGLGPNRVMIAAFLDQLRIQELAETDLTPETLFPAAGELAEPARVA; encoded by the coding sequence TTGAAACCTGTTATCCGGCTGGCCCTGCGCGACTGGGACTTCATCACGCCGCTGTTGCTTGGCGATCTCGTCCCCGAAAAATTCGAACTGAAGATCGAGCGGCTGGCAGCCCTGCCGGACGATTTCGCCAGCGATCCGCGCTTCGATGCCTCGGAAATCTCGTTCAGCCGCTACACCACGGGCAAGGCACGCGGCGAGACCGGCGTCTTCGGCATTCCGAACTTCATCATGCGCGGTTTCCGGCATCGCTGCGTGGTCACCACGGCGGCGAGCCCGCTGAAGCGTTTCGAGGATTTGCGCGGCAAACGCATCGGCATCGCCGGCTGGCAGGATTCCGGCAACACCTGGACGCGGGCCGCCTTGGCCGAATCCGGCGTCGGCATCGAGGACGCCTTCTGGGCGGTCAGCCGCCTTGGCGCGGACCACCCGATCACCGACCGTGTCGGGCGCTATGCGCGGCCCGGCCGGATCGAGCCGCTGCCGGGCCAGCCGCCCCTGCTCGACTTGCTCACGGCAGGCGAGATCGACGCCGTCCTGATGCCGTTCATGCCCAAGGGCTTCTTCTCGCCCGGCTCGCCGTTCCGCGCGCTGCTGCCTGATATCCGCGCGGCTGAGAAGGGGTATTTCGACAAGGTCGGTTACGTGCCGGGCATGCACATCATCGGGCTCAAGCCCGAGATCGTAGCGCGCGATCCCTGGCTGCCGCAGGCGCTCAGCGATCTGCTCGACGAGAGCCAGCGTGTCTGGTTGGAGAAGCGCCGCCGTTACGCCGACACCACGCCCTGGCTGATCGACGAACTGGTGCGCAGCGGACATGATCTCCCGGCGGATTGGAACGCTAGCGGTCTCGGCCCGAACCGGGTGATGATTGCCGCGTTTCTCGATCAGCTGCGGATCCAGGAGCTCGCGGAGACCGATCTGACGCCGGAGACGCTGTTCCCAGCCGCCGGTGAATTGGCGGAGCCTGCGCGCGTCGCCTGA
- a CDS encoding amino acid ABC transporter permease, whose amino-acid sequence MSTAADMAGDRQATLRDVATAHRPVEWGRWLIWAFVLVVAANFAWIVAWNPNFGWPVVAQWFTAESILRGLYVTLGLTVVAMVIGVAIGLLLAVARLSDDRLLSGLAGLYIWFFRGTPLLVQLIFWYNLSTLFPEISISIPFGPTLVSWHTNDLITPMTAAIAGLSLNEAAYMAEIIRGGLLSVDKGQVEATDAFGMTRSRALRRVIIPQAMRSIVPPTGNQLISMIKATSLVSVIAMADLLYSVQAVYNRTFEVIPMLMVAVIWYLAITSVLNVGQGFIERYYARGERGSTQAAPVVIAEPTP is encoded by the coding sequence ATGAGCACCGCAGCTGACATGGCGGGCGATCGGCAGGCGACGTTGCGCGACGTCGCCACCGCCCACCGCCCGGTCGAATGGGGTCGCTGGCTGATCTGGGCATTCGTGCTCGTCGTCGCAGCCAATTTCGCCTGGATCGTCGCCTGGAACCCGAATTTCGGTTGGCCGGTCGTGGCCCAGTGGTTCACCGCCGAGTCGATCCTGCGCGGGCTCTACGTCACGCTCGGGCTGACGGTCGTCGCGATGGTGATCGGCGTCGCCATCGGGCTGCTGCTCGCGGTCGCCCGGCTCTCGGACGACCGGCTGCTGAGCGGCCTCGCCGGCCTCTACATCTGGTTCTTCCGCGGCACGCCGCTGCTGGTGCAGCTCATCTTCTGGTACAATCTCTCGACGCTCTTTCCCGAAATCTCGATCTCCATCCCCTTCGGCCCGACGCTGGTCAGCTGGCACACCAACGACCTGATCACGCCGATGACGGCGGCCATCGCCGGCCTCTCGCTGAACGAGGCGGCCTATATGGCCGAGATCATACGGGGCGGGCTGCTCTCGGTCGACAAGGGGCAGGTCGAAGCGACCGATGCCTTCGGCATGACGCGCTCGCGGGCACTGCGCCGGGTCATCATTCCCCAGGCGATGCGCTCGATCGTGCCGCCCACCGGCAACCAGCTCATCAGCATGATCAAGGCGACCTCGCTGGTCAGCGTCATCGCCATGGCCGACCTGCTTTATTCGGTGCAAGCCGTCTACAACCGCACCTTCGAGGTCATCCCGATGCTGATGGTCGCGGTGATCTGGTATCTCGCCATCACCTCGGTCCTGAACGTCGGCCAGGGCTTCATCGAGCGCTATTACGCCCGCGGCGAGCGCGGCTCGACCCAGGCGGCGCCCGTCGTCATCGCGGAGCCCACACCATGA